The DNA segment CTCAAAATAGATTTATCAACTTATTGGCATCGGGAGCCGATTGCAGATTACCCCTCTCCCCGGCGTCCTTGATGCGATCTCCAAGCCAGGATTCCGTCTACCGCTCGTTGACTCGGTTGAGGATTGCCGGCACGTTACCGCGCTGTTTCATTTTTGGCCAGGACCAACAACGTAAACATGGCATCTCGGTGGTCTTCAGTGACCCCTTAACCCGTGCCTAGTCATCCCCGTTTGGCGACCGGCCCATTACATAGAATCAAGATAAGATAATACACTTTACGTATTGTTTTTGTTTGATTTATATATTATATCTAACCGCACTCTATATAATAACGCCATTCAATCAATGATTACCGGGCACGTAATCCGAGCAACTCCACGAGCAGAGATTTTACCCGTTCCATTCCCTGAATCAGGTTCTTTTCAATATCGCTCATACTGATGGATTGATCCATTTTGCCCGCCGCCCAGTTCGAAATAACGGCGCATGACGCATAACAAAGATTGAACTCCCTGGCCAAGGCGGCTTCCGGCATCCCGGTCATACCAACCATATCGCATCCATCCCTTTCCATGCGGATGATTTCCGCAGCCGTCTCCAGTCTTGGTCCCTGGGTTGCCCCATAGGTCCCGCCTGCCACTGGATTCATCCCACTGAGTCGTCCCGCCTCTATCAAATCCTGACGCAGTTCCTCGCAATAGGGCCGTGTAAAATCGATATGGGTCACATGGCTCAGGTCACTATCGAATATCGTGTGCTCACGGCCAAATGTATAATCGATTATCTGATCGGGTATGACGATACGACCCGGGGCCATTTCCGATCCAATCCCTCCTACGGCGGCAACACCAAGAATCGTCTCAATGCCCACATGCCGCAATGCCCACAGGTTTGCCCTGTAGTTCACCAGGTGAGGAGGGATCATGTGGGAGGCGCCATGACGGGGTAGAAACACAACCTCGTGTCCGGAAATGCTGCCATGGGTCAACGCCGCGGACGGTTCTCCGAATGGCGTATGGCAGACTTCACGATGGGTGATCTCAAGGTCCGGTATCTCATCCAGCCCGGTTCCACCAATGATGGCCAGCTTTGTCATTATCTACAAACCTTCAGCATGTCCCGCTAAATAGTCAGCAACGCCTTCAGGGGTCCCCTGCATGCCTGCATCCCCCTCTTTCCAACCGGCGGGACAGACCTCACCATGGATCTCGTTGAATTGCAGTGCGTCAGTCATGCGCAACATCTCGTCGATATTCCGCCCACTAGTTACCTCCACATGGGTTGTTGGAACAAACATGAATCGCTGGTGATTCGAGGAGGTATATTAGTGCTTCTGCGCAACAGATGCTACGCAAAATACAGCAAGGAATACTAACAGTAGGAGTGGCTAACATGATTTGGAGTTTGAAACAAAAAAAAAGGGGTGATATTTCACCCCCTCTACAATCTCCTCCTAGTATCCTGAATTAATTATACTGCCTGGGCAAAGACCCCTGACTTTTCTAGTGTTGGTATCAGGATCGTCTCTTCGCGCTGTATACGGTCTTCGATCATGTCAAAGATCTCAAATGTATCGGCAATGAACTCATCAGTAAAATTGAAGTCGCAGTTCTTCAGCCAGCGGCCGTGGTACTGCTCAAACTGCTTTCTCATCGGTTTCTGGCCATTCAGAAATCCCCAGGCCATCGATTTCAATTTTGGATCATTGTGGGTCAATAAATCGGGGTAGATGCCTCGATCCTGTTCAGACATATGCAGCTTCATCTTTTCCGCAAGATCACAGATCATCTTGTGGGTTGTCATCGCGTTTGGACGTATGCTCAACTGCTCCTTGGTCATCATGGCCCTGAGATCACTGATGATATCTTGAATATCAGTATGACTGCCCTTCAGGTTTTCAATTGTTGTCACTTTCCATTCTCCTTTGTATCGGTAGCCCCCTGTACTTTGAATTGCAGGTACAAGTAACCCCGAAAATCTGATTACGCTACCCGATCTTTTGTCAGGTTAAGCGACCAACTAACAAGCTTTCACCATTTATTCAAAATGGCAATAGATGCCTAATTTTACAAGATTTTTCTGAGGTATTAACACCCGGAAATACCCTCAATTTTTAGCATAACACATTAGGGTAAACACTAACCACTAGCTACAGCATAGATCCCTGGCAGATTTCTGTGGTATCCCATGTAGTCCATACCGAAGCCGAAAACATATCGATCTTCCACTGTCATACCGACGAAATCAGCCATGAAGCCAACCCCGCGATTATGTAATTTTTCAACTAAAACAACACTATACACCTGTTTTGCCCGAGCCTTATGACAGGCCTCCACAATGGCAGAGAGGGTAACGCCCTCATCCAGGATATCATCCACCACGAGGATAGTTTCTCCTTCCAAGGTGGTGCTCGGCCGTCCGATCCACTCCAATTCAGCACCGCTGGTGTTGCCCCGGTACCGGGTGGCGTGAATGTAATCGTGGCGTAAAGGAAAATTGAGACGCGTCAACAGATGCCCGGTAGGTATCAGCGCACCATTCAACACACACAGCACCAGTGGATCCTCGCCCGACAGTTTCCCTGTTATCTCCATCGCCAGGCGATCGAGTGTATGCTCGATCTCTGCGGGTGTGTAGATCTTATCGGCAGTAGCCAGTACGTCGGCCGCCTGCTGTGCAGTGATAGTCATTGTGGATTCACTTCCAATTAGCTAATCGGTTCAACCGTCAATAGCGATGTATGTCTATTCCAGTCCCAGATCCAGATTAATCTCTTCAGGTGCCATTGACAATCGATTAACGGCACGCCTCCATTGGGGATCCAGATGGAGTTGCTGCATGGTCTGACTTTTTCGACCATGCATTCTCACCAACCGTACATGGGCGGCCGGGTCATCATATTCCTTCAGGCGATCCAATATCTCAATCGCCGCCGGTCGATTGTTGCATACCAGGACCATGTCGCAACCCGCCGACAAGGCGGCCGTAGCGCGATCCCCATAACCACCCGCCTCCTGGGCTGCGGCCATATTGAGATCATCGCTGAAGATCACACCCTGAAACCCCAACTGCCTACGCAACACCCTCTGTAGCCAGAATGATGAAAATCCCGCCAGCTGTTGGTCGATATGCGCGTAGATGACATGCGCCGGCATGATCGCCTCCATACCGGCATGAATCATGTTTTCAAACGGACGAAGATCCTCCATCTCAAGATCTTCGAAGCGGCGTTGATCCACTGGCAGGGCCAGGTGGGAATCGGCTGTCACGCCACCATGACCGGGGAAATGTTTACCCACGACCGCCATACCCGCATGATGGACACCCTGCATCCACGCCTTTGCCAAGCGGGCGACGATATCGGGTTTTGAAGAGAATGCCCTATCACCGATTACATCACTGATGCCAAAACCTATATCGAGCACCGGGGCGAAACTGAAATCCACGCCACAGGCACGTAACTCGGCGGCCATCACCCAGCCGCCCAGTTGTGCCGACTCCAGGCCCTGTTGAGTGTTGTTCTGATACTGCTCACCATACCAGGCAGCCGGTGGAAGCGACGTAAACCCCTCTCTGAAACGCTGTACACGTCCGCCTTCCTGATCCACAGCAATCAGGAGGTGGGGATTTCTTAAGCTGTGAATCTGATCGCAGAGTGCCTGTAGCTGACCCAGGGAGTCGTAGTTGCGGGAGAAGAGAATCACGCCTCCTACCGCAGGATGGGCCAATAGCCGCTCCTCATCCGACGCAACGGATGTCCCCTCCAGGTCCAGCATCACCGGCCCCAGACTCATCTACACACTCCTGCAACCTGGATCGATTGCAGATCACTAACCAGTGATGAAATATTTCTGTGGAATAGGCAGTAAATCGGCATCTCCAAAGTCAGATTATGTCGTGACAATGTCTGTCATTTCTCCTAAACCAGGACCCTCAGGACTCAATAATTCTGGCAGTATGCCGCAAACATAGGTGCAGAGGAAACCAGTCTATTGTGTGTAGGTAAAAACATGCGTTCATTCAAGATACTACTTGCATTGATGATGCTCGTTACTCCACCGCTGTTCGCAGAGGATGAGGAAGCGGAAGCGGAAGAGACCGAAGAGGCGACACCGGTCATCAGCTACTATCAGGTGAAACCCTCCCTGACCGCAAACCTGGCGAGTGGGGGAAAGTATATTCGCTGCGATGTCCAGTTGATGACCAACGATGAGCTCTTTCTCGAGGAACTCAATCTACATGGTCCGGCTATCCGCCATAGCTTGCTGCTGCTACTGTCTGAACAGGATGGAAAGAGTATCAAAACCCCAAGTGGTAAGGAGGCGCTGCGTAAAAAGGCCCTTTCGGCCATCGGTAAACTGATGCAGGAGCTGAGTGGGAAGAATGAACTGAAGGCCCTGTTCTTCACGACTTTTTTGGTTCAGTAACCGAGACGAATATCCAGATAGTCCCGCAGACGATCCCCCAACAGATTGAGTGACAACACCACCAGCATAATCGCCACCCCGGGCGCAAGCACCATATGCGGCGCCATCAACATGTAGCTGGCGCCGTCGCGAATCATGCTTCCCCAGGAGGCGTAGGGCGGCTGAACCCCCAAGCCAAGAAAGGATAGCCCCGCCTCGGCGATGACCATCCCGGCCATGCCGAATGTGGCTTCCACAATCAAGGGAGCAAGCAACAAGGGAAGCAGGTGTCTGGTGAGGATTGTCCATTGGGAACTGCCAAGGGCGATTGCCGCCGTAACATGATCCCGATTCCTCAACGACAACACCTGACCGCGACTGAGACGCGCATACCCTACCCAGCCCACCGCCGAAAGGGCAATGATCAGGTTGTCTATGCCCGGCCCCATGACACCGGCCAGGGCAATCGCCAACAAGATACCGGGAAAGGCGAGAAAGACATCGATCACTCTCACCAACAGGAGATCGAGCCAGCCGCCATGATAGCCGGCCAACAGGCCGATCGCGGTGCCGACAATGGCGGAGAGGCCCACCACGCCAACTGCCACAAGAAAGGATGTCTGGGCACCTGCCACCAGGCGCATGAGGATGGGTCGCCCCAGGTCATCGTATCCCAGCAGGCCGGATGGCGCGGGAGGTTGCAGAATCTTTTCCAGATCGATCAGGTTGGCAGACTCATTGAACCATGGTCCGATAAACGCGGCCACGCCCCAGAGTGAGATCAGCAGATAGGGTAACCAGCGTCGAATCATCTGCCGCCGCCAGCGCGGATACGCGGATCCACCAGGCCATACAGGATATCGGTCAATGTGTTGACCAGCACATAGGCCAGGCTGATGAACAAGACACACCCCTGTACCACCGGGTAGTCCCGCTTCTGAATGGATTCGATCATCAGGGAACCGATACCCGGCCAGTCGAACACCACCTCGGTAACCACAGCCCCTCCCAACAAAGCCCCAAGTTGCAGGCCCAGCAGGGTAATCACCGGCAACCAGGCGTTCCCCATGGCATGGCGCCAGATGACCCTGGTCTCATCCAATCCCTTGGCCCTTGCGGTACGAATGAAATCCTCCCCCAACACCTCCAACAGGCTGCTGCGCACCATTCGCGCCAGAATCGCGGCAAAGGCCGTACCCAGGGTCAGGGCAGGCAGAATCAGGCTGCTTAGACCTTCTCTACCGCTTACCGGCGTCCAACCCAACCATAAAGAGAAGCAGAGAATAAGCATCGGACCAAGCCAGAAATTGGGGATCGAAAGACCCAGCATGGAGAAACCCATGGCCCCCCAATCCCCCATACCTCCCCGATTCACGGCAGCCAGAATACCCAGAGGTAGCGCAATCACCAGGGTGACGACGAGCGCCGCAAAGGCCAGTTCCAGGGTCGCCGGGATGCGGCTGGCCAGCAGCGCTGACACGGGTTGCCTGGCATGCAGTGAATTTCCCAGATCCAATACCGCGACCCCTTGCAGGTAGTCACTCAACTGAACCGCCAGCGGCCGATCCAGTCCCAGGCTAGTGCGCAGCGCCTCACGATCCGCCGCTATCGCCGACTCGCCCAGCATCACATCCACGGGATCGCCCGGGACCAGGTGAATGAGCATGAAAACCAGACACACAACGCCGAGCATGACGAGGAGCGCGCTCAGAAGGCGCGAGAAGATGAACCCGGCCACTATTCGACGATCTCCACCAGGGTGCCATTCTCAACCCGATCGAACAGATCGATCAGGTCCTGGTTGCGCATCCTGATACAACCGTGAGAAGCGACTATGCCCATCGGTTGATCTTCCGGGGTACCGTGGATGTAGATGAATCTGCGCAAGCTATCCACATCCCCTCCCCGGTTTTTTCCCGTTTCAATCCCGGTCAGCCATAGAATGCGGGTCAGGATCCAGTCGCGCTCCGGCTCGCTGGCCGCCAGCGCATCGCTGAAACACTCCCCGGTGGGGCGTCTTGCAACAAACACCGTATTCTCCTGACAGCCCTCTCCGATCTTTAAGCGGATGCGGTGTTTCCCCCGCGGCGTACAACCACTGCCGCAGATCTCGCCTGGGCCGTTCAGCGCCGTGGAGACAGGATATGATTTAACCACCCGCTCAGCCTCGCAACAGACCAAACGTTGCCGGGAGAGATCAATACGCAGCTGCAATCTGGGCATCTCTTGCTTCCTGTGACTGCCTGAGCCTTACCAATCCAAGTCCGTCATAGTTGCCATCCGCCATTAATCGATAGCCGCTGATCCTCGGATTCGACGCCGACACCTGCGCCTCATACCAGAGTGGGACATAGGGCAGATCCTGATGAATTTGTTGCTGTATCCGATGGTAGAGATTCGCCTGCCTCTCCAGGGTACCAGCCGATTCAACCTGCTGCAGCAACCGGTCGACTGCCAGGCTGGAATAGCGCCCACGATTGGCACCCGCGGGGGGCAGTGAGTCACTGGCAAAGATATATCTGAAGATATCCGGGGTGCGGATGCCGACCCAACTCAGGCTGTAGAGCTGGAAGTTTCCTCCTTTGATATCACCAAAAAACGTGCCCCAGTCATAGCTTCGCAACTCAACCTCGATGCCAACCGCCTTGAGTTGACTCTGAATCACTGTGGCAAGCCGTATTCGATAGGGATCACTGGAGGTCTTGTAGACCAGGCGCAACGGATTTTCAGCGCCATATCCTGCCTCGGTCAGTAACGAGACTGCCTTCCCGGGATCATGGCCATGCGCCATCAATGAGGCCGCACCTGCCCAATGCTCAGGCGGCAAGAGTGCTTCAGCCTGGCGCGCCGCGCCATGCATGACATGTTCGATGATTGCCTGCCGGTCGATGGCATAGGCAATGGCCTGGCGCACCCTGGAGTCTCCGATATGGGGATCCCTGAGATTGAAGCCGATATAGGTGAAGTTACTTCCATGGCGACGTGCTATTTGGATCGCCGGTTGGGATTCCAGGTATCCGATCAGTTCCGGCGAGATATCGTTCTGCAGCATATCTATCTCACCCCTGAGTAGCTTCAAAACCCTTACTGTCGGGTTTTTCACCTCCAGGAACTCAAACATCTGCTTGTCGTCTCTTCGCTGTAACACGAGTTTTCCCGCCACTGGCCAGGCATGCAAGGAGAAAGGACCGCTGCCTACCGGTTGTTGAGTGAAGTCATGATTGCCGGCGATCAGATCCGCGGGAAGAATTTCCAGGGTCAGATAGGCGGGAAACAGGGGGTCTGCCCGCGATAGTTTGAAATCGACGCTCGATTCATCAACCTTGGATAGGCTCTCGATCAGCGTGAGTGCCGAACGTTTCGGTGATGTATTGTTTTCATCCAGGACAGACTGGTAGGTCGCGATTACGTCATCAGCAGTCAAGGCTGGCCCATGGGAGAAACGACCGGCCTTGGGATTCAGACGAAAGCGATAGTGATGTGAAGACAAGCGTTGCCAATCGGCGATATCCGGAACTGGCATACTCTGCTCATCGAAACCCACCAGGCGTTGATAGAGGAGCCTGTTAATCCGTTCTGACGTGGCATCGGTGGCATAGCGGGGATCCAGGGTAATGGGCGCCGATGCCAGACCCATGCGTATCGAATCATCCACCTCTGATGTGGAGCAGGCATGGAGAAAGAGTGGCATCAACAGCAGGGTTGTAAGCTGACGCCATGCCAACATCTGATCCGCTACCAATCGCAATAGGGATGAGTGACCAGGCTTGCATTGTAGTAGCGGCTATCCGAGGAGACCTCCTCACCCGCCCATTCCGGCATCTGAAACGCCTCCTCCTCAGAGCCCAGTTCCACCTCGGCGACAATCAAGCCACGATTGGCCCCATCAAAGACATCCAGATCCCATACATGCTCACCGCACCTGACCTGATAACGTACCTTTTCGATCAATGCGCCGGCAACCAGGCCATTCAGGATCTCCTGTGCATCCTGCAGCGGTATGGGGTATTCAAACTCACTTCTGCTGATACCCTCGCTTCTCCCTTTGATGGTCAATCGAGCCTTATTATCCGCCACCCTGACGCGTACGCTGGCGTTGGGAACATTGGCCAGGTAACCCTGCTTCATGACCGACTCCCTGACAACACTATCACGCCATTTATCATTGATTACCAGATACTTACGCTCAATTTCTAAAGCCATATATCATTCACCTTGAAATCATCGACAGCGGGATCAGCCCTTCTCAAAGAGTGCGATAGACTCCACATGGGCGGTGTGCGGGAACATATCCATCACACCAGCACTCATCAGACGATAACCGAGATCATGTACCAGTATACCGGCATCCCGCGCCAGGGTTCCCGGATAACAGGAGACATAGACGATACGTTCAGCACCCAGCTTGGGCAGGTGCTCGAGTATCTCCACCGCACCACTCCGGGGTGGGTCAAGCAACACCTTATTGAACTGCTGCATGAGCCAGGGTTCATTATCCAATTCCCCGTAAAGATTAGCAGTAAAGAAGGTAACATTGTCGATGCCGTTGCGTAATGCATTCTCTCTGGCCCGGGTGACCAGCCCGCTATCACCCTCGACACCTGTGACATGCCCGGCAGAACGCGCCAACGGCAGGGTGAAGTTGCCAAGCCCGCAAAACAGATCCAACACCCGGTCTTCGGCCTGCAACCCGAGCAATGCGATCGCCCGCTTTATCATCTGGCGATTGATATCCGTATTCACCTGGGTAAAGTCATTCGGCAGAAAATCTAGTTGCAGATCAAAATCGGACAGGCCATAGCTGAGGGTTGTGGGTTCAAAATCCAATGGACGGATGGTCTCCGGTCCGCCTTCCTGGAGATAGACGGCTATCCGATGCTGCGGACCGAATATGGCAAGTTTCATAAGATCATCGTCAGAGGGCGCCGAGAGCATGCGAAAGATCAGAATGCACTCCTCATCACCCATGGCCATTTCGATCTGGGGGATTTGATCACGTATCGACAACTGATCGATCAGTGCACTCAGCTGGGGCAACAGCTCGCCGACCCGGGGATGCAGGATATGGCACTCATCGATATCGGCAACGAAGGAGGAGCCCCGTTCGCGAAATCCCACCAGGGTGCCACCCTTCTTCGGCACATAACGCACTCCCAAGCGGGCCTTGCGGCGATAGCCCCAGACCGACTCCCCAAGCAGCGGGGCGAGTATCTCATCAGGCGCCACCTTACCGATATGCTTCAAGGCATCCAGCATGGCCTGTTGCTTGCTCGCTACCTGGGCCTCCGGTTTTTGATGCTGCAGGCTGCAACCCCCACAAATACCGAATTGACTGCAACGGGGTTCGACTCGCTGTGATGAGGGCTGCATGACTTCCACCACCCTGCCCTCATCGTATTTGCGCTGCCGGCGGGTATAGAGGAAACGCACCCGTTCCCCAGGCAGCGAACCATACACAAAGGTCGCCTTTCCCTCTATGTGGGTCACACCTTTTCCATCTTGGGTCAAGGATTCGATCTCTGCTTCAACCGGCTCCGTTGGGAGTGGCTTACGTCTGCGTCTACGCCCCATTTCAGCTGCTGGGGAAAACGTCGGTGGAGAGGTAGCGGTCTCCCCTGTCGCAGATGATAGAAACAATTACCGCATTCTCCACCATGGTGGATAGTTTCAGTGCCGCGGCAACGGCTCCACCGGACGAGATGCCGGCGAAAATCCCCTCCTTGGCCGCCAACTGGCGTGTGATCTCTTCCGCATCCGTCTGAGATACATCGATAATGCGATCAACCTTGGAGGCATCGAAGATCTTTGGCAGATAGGCCTCAGGCCAACGGCGAATTCCAGGTATATTTGAACCCTCCATGGGCTGAACGCCAACGATTTCGATCGCTTCATTCTGCTGTTTGAGATAGGTTGAGGTACCCATTATCGTGCCTGTGGTGCCCATGGCACTGACGAAGTGAGTCACTTCACCATTGGTATCCCGCCAGATCTCGGGGCCGGTGCCCTCTATATGGGCCTGGGGATTATCCTGGTTGGAAAACTGATCCAGAATCAACCCCCTGCCGGCCGCCTCCAGCGCCCTTGCCTTGTCGATGGCAGCCTCCATACTGCCCTCCTTAGGGGTCAGCTCCAACTCAGCGCCGAATGCCCGCATCACTGCGCGCCGCTCCAGACTCATATGCTCCGGCATCACCAGGATCAACCGATAACCCTTGATTGCAGCCGCCATTGCCAGGGCAATCCCCGTGTTACCGCTGGTGGCTTCGATCAGGGTATCACCGGGCTTGATATCTCCGCGTGCCTCAGCATGACTGATCATGCTGACTGCAGGCCTATCCTTGACCGAACCGGCGGGATTATTCCCCTCCAGCTTTACCAGCAGGGTATTACTGCTTTCACCAGGCAGGCGCTGTAGTCTGACCAGGGGTGTATTACCGACAAATTCTTCAATGGTTTTGTATCTCATAACCGGGATTTTACCCTGATTCAACATCTGAACGCAGTACTGATTTCCCTCTTCATGGGATTGATGATCTATTATTATGGGGAATCCAGGATAGTAAGGGATCAGGGACAAACTAAAAAAACACCCACAGGAGGCAGAGATATGCAAACAGTGAATCAACTCTTACAACGAAAGGGGCATGGCGTAGAAACTATCGAACCCAATGCGTCAGTATTCGATGCCTTGAAATTGATGGCTGACAAAGGTATCGGTTCGCTGGTCGTTATAGAAAACGAAAAGGTCGCAGGGCTCTTTTCCGAGCGTGATTATGCCCGCAATATCATTCTCAAGGGCCGCACATCGAAAGAGACCCAGGTAAAGGAGATCATGACCAGCCAGGTTGTAGTGATCAACCCTAGACAGACCCCTGAAGAGTGCATGGCAATCATGACAGA comes from the Candidatus Thiodiazotropha sp. CDECU1 genome and includes:
- a CDS encoding S-methyl-5'-thioinosine phosphorylase, with protein sequence MTKLAIIGGTGLDEIPDLEITHREVCHTPFGEPSAALTHGSISGHEVVFLPRHGASHMIPPHLVNYRANLWALRHVGIETILGVAAVGGIGSEMAPGRIVIPDQIIDYTFGREHTIFDSDLSHVTHIDFTRPYCEELRQDLIEAGRLSGMNPVAGGTYGATQGPRLETAAEIIRMERDGCDMVGMTGMPEAALAREFNLCYASCAVISNWAAGKMDQSISMSDIEKNLIQGMERVKSLLVELLGLRAR
- a CDS encoding hemerythrin domain-containing protein; the protein is MTTIENLKGSHTDIQDIISDLRAMMTKEQLSIRPNAMTTHKMICDLAEKMKLHMSEQDRGIYPDLLTHNDPKLKSMAWGFLNGQKPMRKQFEQYHGRWLKNCDFNFTDEFIADTFEIFDMIEDRIQREETILIPTLEKSGVFAQAV
- a CDS encoding hypoxanthine-guanine phosphoribosyltransferase; the protein is MTITAQQAADVLATADKIYTPAEIEHTLDRLAMEITGKLSGEDPLVLCVLNGALIPTGHLLTRLNFPLRHDYIHATRYRGNTSGAELEWIGRPSTTLEGETILVVDDILDEGVTLSAIVEACHKARAKQVYSVVLVEKLHNRGVGFMADFVGMTVEDRYVFGFGMDYMGYHRNLPGIYAVASG
- the nagZ gene encoding beta-N-acetylhexosaminidase, whose protein sequence is MSLGPVMLDLEGTSVASDEERLLAHPAVGGVILFSRNYDSLGQLQALCDQIHSLRNPHLLIAVDQEGGRVQRFREGFTSLPPAAWYGEQYQNNTQQGLESAQLGGWVMAAELRACGVDFSFAPVLDIGFGISDVIGDRAFSSKPDIVARLAKAWMQGVHHAGMAVVGKHFPGHGGVTADSHLALPVDQRRFEDLEMEDLRPFENMIHAGMEAIMPAHVIYAHIDQQLAGFSSFWLQRVLRRQLGFQGVIFSDDLNMAAAQEAGGYGDRATAALSAGCDMVLVCNNRPAAIEILDRLKEYDDPAAHVRLVRMHGRKSQTMQQLHLDPQWRRAVNRLSMAPEEINLDLGLE
- a CDS encoding flagellar basal body-associated FliL family protein codes for the protein MRSFKILLALMMLVTPPLFAEDEEAEAEETEEATPVISYYQVKPSLTANLASGGKYIRCDVQLMTNDELFLEELNLHGPAIRHSLLLLLSEQDGKSIKTPSGKEALRKKALSAIGKLMQELSGKNELKALFFTTFLVQ
- a CDS encoding ABC transporter permease, with amino-acid sequence MIRRWLPYLLISLWGVAAFIGPWFNESANLIDLEKILQPPAPSGLLGYDDLGRPILMRLVAGAQTSFLVAVGVVGLSAIVGTAIGLLAGYHGGWLDLLLVRVIDVFLAFPGILLAIALAGVMGPGIDNLIIALSAVGWVGYARLSRGQVLSLRNRDHVTAAIALGSSQWTILTRHLLPLLLAPLIVEATFGMAGMVIAEAGLSFLGLGVQPPYASWGSMIRDGASYMLMAPHMVLAPGVAIMLVVLSLNLLGDRLRDYLDIRLGY
- the nikB gene encoding nickel ABC transporter permease, translating into MLGVVCLVFMLIHLVPGDPVDVMLGESAIAADREALRTSLGLDRPLAVQLSDYLQGVAVLDLGNSLHARQPVSALLASRIPATLELAFAALVVTLVIALPLGILAAVNRGGMGDWGAMGFSMLGLSIPNFWLGPMLILCFSLWLGWTPVSGREGLSSLILPALTLGTAFAAILARMVRSSLLEVLGEDFIRTARAKGLDETRVIWRHAMGNAWLPVITLLGLQLGALLGGAVVTEVVFDWPGIGSLMIESIQKRDYPVVQGCVLFISLAYVLVNTLTDILYGLVDPRIRAGGGR
- a CDS encoding L,D-transpeptidase; amino-acid sequence: MPRLQLRIDLSRQRLVCCEAERVVKSYPVSTALNGPGEICGSGCTPRGKHRIRLKIGEGCQENTVFVARRPTGECFSDALAASEPERDWILTRILWLTGIETGKNRGGDVDSLRRFIYIHGTPEDQPMGIVASHGCIRMRNQDLIDLFDRVENGTLVEIVE
- a CDS encoding ABC transporter substrate-binding protein, giving the protein MLAWRQLTTLLLMPLFLHACSTSEVDDSIRMGLASAPITLDPRYATDATSERINRLLYQRLVGFDEQSMPVPDIADWQRLSSHHYRFRLNPKAGRFSHGPALTADDVIATYQSVLDENNTSPKRSALTLIESLSKVDESSVDFKLSRADPLFPAYLTLEILPADLIAGNHDFTQQPVGSGPFSLHAWPVAGKLVLQRRDDKQMFEFLEVKNPTVRVLKLLRGEIDMLQNDISPELIGYLESQPAIQIARRHGSNFTYIGFNLRDPHIGDSRVRQAIAYAIDRQAIIEHVMHGAARQAEALLPPEHWAGAASLMAHGHDPGKAVSLLTEAGYGAENPLRLVYKTSSDPYRIRLATVIQSQLKAVGIEVELRSYDWGTFFGDIKGGNFQLYSLSWVGIRTPDIFRYIFASDSLPPAGANRGRYSSLAVDRLLQQVESAGTLERQANLYHRIQQQIHQDLPYVPLWYEAQVSASNPRISGYRLMADGNYDGLGLVRLRQSQEARDAQIAAAY
- a CDS encoding CYTH domain-containing protein; amino-acid sequence: MALEIERKYLVINDKWRDSVVRESVMKQGYLANVPNASVRVRVADNKARLTIKGRSEGISRSEFEYPIPLQDAQEILNGLVAGALIEKVRYQVRCGEHVWDLDVFDGANRGLIVAEVELGSEEEAFQMPEWAGEEVSSDSRYYNASLVTHPYCDW
- the rlmD gene encoding 23S rRNA (uracil(1939)-C(5))-methyltransferase RlmD, with the protein product MGRRRRRKPLPTEPVEAEIESLTQDGKGVTHIEGKATFVYGSLPGERVRFLYTRRQRKYDEGRVVEVMQPSSQRVEPRCSQFGICGGCSLQHQKPEAQVASKQQAMLDALKHIGKVAPDEILAPLLGESVWGYRRKARLGVRYVPKKGGTLVGFRERGSSFVADIDECHILHPRVGELLPQLSALIDQLSIRDQIPQIEMAMGDEECILIFRMLSAPSDDDLMKLAIFGPQHRIAVYLQEGGPETIRPLDFEPTTLSYGLSDFDLQLDFLPNDFTQVNTDINRQMIKRAIALLGLQAEDRVLDLFCGLGNFTLPLARSAGHVTGVEGDSGLVTRARENALRNGIDNVTFFTANLYGELDNEPWLMQQFNKVLLDPPRSGAVEILEHLPKLGAERIVYVSCYPGTLARDAGILVHDLGYRLMSAGVMDMFPHTAHVESIALFEKG
- the cysM gene encoding cysteine synthase CysM, producing the protein MRYKTIEEFVGNTPLVRLQRLPGESSNTLLVKLEGNNPAGSVKDRPAVSMISHAEARGDIKPGDTLIEATSGNTGIALAMAAAIKGYRLILVMPEHMSLERRAVMRAFGAELELTPKEGSMEAAIDKARALEAAGRGLILDQFSNQDNPQAHIEGTGPEIWRDTNGEVTHFVSAMGTTGTIMGTSTYLKQQNEAIEIVGVQPMEGSNIPGIRRWPEAYLPKIFDASKVDRIIDVSQTDAEEITRQLAAKEGIFAGISSGGAVAAALKLSTMVENAVIVSIICDRGDRYLSTDVFPSS
- a CDS encoding CBS domain-containing protein, yielding MQTVNQLLQRKGHGVETIEPNASVFDALKLMADKGIGSLVVIENEKVAGLFSERDYARNIILKGRTSKETQVKEIMTSQVVVINPRQTPEECMAIMTEKRIRHLPVMQDDELIGIISIGDLVKAIIEEQQFVIEQLVSYING